In Virgibacillus sp. NKC19-16, a single genomic region encodes these proteins:
- the hprK gene encoding HPr(Ser) kinase/phosphatase, translating into MKSIQVADLVREFSLEILAGDDQLHRPITKLRTHRPGLEFIGYFDFFPMERVQILGKKEIGYLHQLTSEERDLRIGNVVHYHPPCFIVTGGQKGLTYLKQYCTKENIPLLRTAETTTDFVAKVDGHLTRTLAPEIAVHGVCLNVFGIGILLRGESGVGKSETAHTLIGRGHRLVADDIVILKKLSHQTVLGTHNEKNREFLALRSIGLLNVSRMYGRKAFQEETRIALDIELTKWEKDSLNNELEMETENTDYMGVPIPHIEIQLQPGRDVAGLIEAAANNWYLQQQGYSAAEEFMNRIEESDE; encoded by the coding sequence GTGAAATCAATTCAGGTTGCGGATTTAGTACGGGAATTTTCCTTAGAAATATTGGCTGGGGACGATCAATTGCACCGGCCGATTACGAAGCTGAGGACACATCGGCCAGGTCTGGAATTCATTGGCTACTTTGATTTTTTTCCAATGGAACGTGTTCAGATACTTGGAAAAAAGGAAATTGGCTATTTGCATCAGCTAACGAGTGAGGAACGAGACCTCAGAATAGGTAATGTCGTCCATTACCATCCGCCGTGTTTTATCGTAACAGGTGGACAGAAGGGTCTGACCTATTTGAAGCAATATTGTACAAAAGAAAATATTCCTTTACTCAGAACAGCTGAGACGACAACGGATTTTGTTGCCAAAGTAGACGGGCATTTAACAAGAACCCTGGCGCCGGAAATTGCCGTACATGGGGTCTGCCTGAATGTGTTTGGAATCGGAATACTCCTGCGTGGTGAGTCAGGTGTGGGGAAAAGTGAAACAGCCCATACCTTAATTGGCAGAGGGCACAGGCTTGTAGCGGATGACATTGTTATTTTGAAAAAGCTGAGCCATCAAACGGTCCTTGGTACCCATAATGAGAAAAACAGGGAGTTTCTTGCACTAAGAAGCATTGGATTATTAAATGTTTCACGAATGTATGGAAGGAAGGCTTTTCAGGAAGAGACGAGGATTGCCTTGGATATCGAACTGACGAAATGGGAGAAGGATTCCTTGAATAATGAGTTGGAGATGGAAACGGAAAATACGGATTATATGGGTGTCCCCATTCCCCATATTGAAATCCAACTCCAGCCAGGCAGAGATGTGGCCGGCCTGATTGAAGCCGCAGCAAACAACTGGTACCTGCAGCAGCAAGGATACAGCGCGGCGGAAGAGTTTATGAACCGGATAGAAGAATCGGATGAGTGA
- a CDS encoding PQQ-dependent sugar dehydrogenase produces MKNVKVNLRPIVSNLNLPTVMKSAMPPGDAVERLFIATQLGEIFCIGNGEIRTFLDIRQRVLELGTANGGYDERGLLGVAFHPAFYYNGLFYLHYSAAGTQGPGAPLASFIPDPCDPENLNNTWTNRETHYDHIDTVEEWVWQSNGQPQIRRTLLNLRRPFANHNGVDSLNFSPETGKLVLTTGDGGSGYDPFNLSQDDREICGKIIEIDVAQHTSVGHPPIVTRFHELPASIQGTLTVIVKGVRNSPGISFQRYYDQYMKYVGNVGQELVESIFSFAPYKPISVPHIVQATKRNAELDQEGFINLGWRGWEGDLPTPILRDCNHNPDSDEKSLAYYDEVIKTSVKRIQPLTSYYHQDPRPDKFAGTALTGVHAYMGRDIPDLTGSVVFTDIFRTDNSQTPARGVLAYTRPRPDCKLSDFHVIETDYDFGSESAYFVSLGTDPDQSRLYLGVYGSMNVTDFNQGTVFEIVP; encoded by the coding sequence TTGAAAAACGTGAAGGTTAACTTACGGCCAATTGTAAGCAATTTAAATTTACCCACTGTTATGAAATCAGCGATGCCTCCAGGTGACGCAGTGGAAAGGTTATTTATCGCTACCCAGTTAGGGGAAATTTTTTGCATAGGGAATGGAGAAATCAGAACTTTTTTGGATATCAGGCAGCGAGTCCTGGAGCTTGGTACTGCTAATGGCGGGTATGATGAGCGGGGGTTGCTTGGAGTAGCGTTTCATCCGGCATTTTATTATAATGGTTTGTTTTACCTTCATTATTCCGCAGCTGGAACACAAGGTCCGGGTGCGCCTCTAGCATCTTTTATTCCTGATCCGTGTGATCCCGAGAACTTGAACAACACGTGGACAAATAGAGAGACGCACTATGATCATATTGATACCGTTGAAGAATGGGTGTGGCAATCGAATGGTCAGCCGCAAATACGACGGACATTACTTAACTTAAGAAGACCGTTCGCTAATCATAATGGTGTTGATAGTTTAAACTTTTCACCTGAGACAGGAAAGCTTGTTTTAACAACCGGGGATGGCGGATCAGGCTATGACCCATTTAATTTGAGCCAGGACGATAGGGAAATATGCGGAAAAATAATTGAAATCGATGTAGCCCAGCATACATCTGTCGGGCATCCACCCATCGTCACACGTTTTCATGAACTTCCTGCATCTATTCAGGGGACACTTACGGTAATTGTCAAGGGGGTTCGCAATTCACCGGGTATTTCTTTTCAAAGGTATTATGATCAGTATATGAAATATGTAGGTAATGTCGGACAGGAACTGGTAGAGTCCATTTTTTCATTCGCACCTTATAAGCCAATCTCTGTGCCCCATATTGTTCAAGCCACTAAAAGAAACGCTGAACTTGATCAGGAAGGATTTATCAACCTTGGCTGGCGGGGATGGGAAGGTGATTTGCCAACTCCGATTTTAAGAGACTGCAATCATAATCCGGACTCAGATGAGAAAAGCCTTGCTTATTACGATGAAGTAATTAAAACTTCAGTGAAGCGGATTCAGCCGTTAACCAGCTATTATCATCAAGATCCCCGACCGGATAAGTTTGCGGGAACTGCACTTACAGGGGTTCATGCCTATATGGGGAGAGACATCCCCGATTTAACGGGAAGCGTTGTGTTTACCGATATTTTTCGGACGGATAACTCCCAAACTCCTGCCAGAGGGGTTTTAGCTTATACCAGGCCCCGTCCGGATTGTAAATTGAGTGATTTTCATGTGATTGAAACCGATTATGATTTTGGGTCTGAATCTGCTTATTTTGTCAGTTTGGGAACGGATCCGGACCAGAGCCGATTATATTTAGGGGTTTATGGATCTATGAATGTGACGGATTTTAACCAAGGTACTGTTTTTGAAATTGTCCCATGA
- a CDS encoding cyclic 2,3-diphosphoglycerate synthase yields MKRKNIIIIGAAGRDFHNFNTYYRDNEAYNVVAFTATQIPDIDGRKYPSELAGDLYPNGIPIYSQDQLPALIKDLDVDECVFSFSDLSYEDVMGIGAIVNAAGANFTLLGPKSTMLKSKKPVISVTAVRTGTGKSQTSRKIIETLLEHNLKVVVLRHPMPYGDLNAQRVQRFATVEDLKKHQCTIEEMEEYEPHVSRGNIVYAGVDYAEILAAAENDPDGCDVILWDGGNNDFSFVEPDLAVTVLDPHRPGHELKYYPGEVCLRTTDVSIINKMDSAKEEAVQIVEDNIKSANPTSTIIKAESEITVDDSELITGKRVLVVEDGPTLTHGEMKLGAGTVAAERLDAAEIIDPRPFAVGTLKDTFHKYNHIGNVLPAMGYGKKQLKDLEETINNADCDAVIIGTPIDLTRVISINKPSTRVYYDLDEMDGPNLDDTLKDFIEAHKLVTDKHTAH; encoded by the coding sequence ATGAAGAGAAAAAATATTATAATTATAGGTGCGGCCGGAAGAGATTTTCATAACTTTAATACGTATTATCGTGATAATGAAGCATATAATGTTGTTGCTTTTACAGCAACACAGATTCCAGATATTGATGGACGTAAATATCCAAGTGAATTAGCGGGAGATCTCTATCCAAATGGGATCCCGATTTATTCACAGGATCAATTACCGGCGTTGATTAAAGATTTAGACGTGGATGAGTGTGTTTTTTCATTTAGTGATCTTAGTTACGAAGATGTGATGGGTATCGGGGCAATTGTGAATGCAGCGGGTGCTAACTTTACGTTGCTCGGTCCGAAGAGCACGATGTTAAAAAGCAAGAAGCCAGTCATTTCTGTTACTGCTGTTCGGACTGGAACGGGAAAAAGCCAAACATCGCGGAAAATTATTGAAACACTGTTAGAGCATAACTTAAAAGTCGTTGTATTGAGACATCCGATGCCTTATGGTGATTTAAATGCGCAACGTGTACAGCGCTTTGCGACAGTGGAAGACTTAAAGAAACATCAATGTACGATTGAAGAAATGGAAGAATATGAACCGCATGTATCAAGAGGAAACATTGTGTATGCTGGCGTTGATTATGCAGAAATTCTAGCAGCGGCTGAAAATGACCCCGATGGTTGTGACGTGATTTTATGGGACGGGGGAAATAATGATTTCTCATTCGTTGAGCCGGATTTAGCGGTTACTGTCTTGGATCCGCATCGCCCAGGCCATGAGCTGAAATACTATCCTGGCGAAGTGTGCTTGCGGACAACCGATGTGTCTATCATTAACAAGATGGATAGTGCAAAAGAGGAAGCTGTTCAAATTGTAGAAGACAATATAAAATCTGCAAATCCAACGAGCACGATTATTAAAGCTGAATCAGAGATTACCGTTGATGATTCCGAGCTTATTACTGGAAAACGCGTGTTAGTCGTTGAAGATGGGCCAACGTTGACACATGGGGAAATGAAGCTTGGTGCAGGTACCGTTGCAGCGGAACGTTTGGATGCTGCGGAAATCATTGATCCACGGCCATTTGCAGTTGGTACACTGAAAGACACATTTCATAAATACAACCATATTGGTAATGTGCTTCCAGCAATGGGATATGGCAAAAAGCAATTAAAGGATCTGGAAGAAACGATTAATAACGCGGACTGTGATGCTGTCATTATTGGAACACCAATCGATTTAACGCGCGTCATTTCCATTAATAAGCCAAGTACACGTGTATACTATGATTTAGATGAAATGGACGGTCCGAATTTAGACGATACATTAAAAGATTTCATCGAAGCGCATAAGCTGGTGACAGATAAACACACAGCGCATTAG
- a CDS encoding LiaF transmembrane domain-containing protein, whose protein sequence is MAGRLWLGLFFLVFGFGFLLNQADVIDFGQVLSTWWPLILVVIGIMQLFSRTQSSKISGFLFLFVGIFFFVNQSFDLNLASYLFPLIFIFIGIIIIFTRGNRGKTPHTDGNLNTFALFSGAEIRSQSKNFRGGSVTAIFGGAEIDLRDAVIADGATLDLTTVMGGASIMVPENVHVEVSGTPILGGWEDSTRKAREDDEVVVLKLNCLTILGGAEIRN, encoded by the coding sequence ATGGCTGGAAGACTTTGGCTAGGTCTGTTTTTTCTTGTATTTGGTTTTGGTTTTCTCTTGAACCAAGCGGATGTCATTGATTTCGGGCAAGTACTGTCTACTTGGTGGCCGCTCATTCTAGTTGTCATCGGTATTATGCAGCTATTCAGCCGCACGCAGTCTTCTAAAATTTCAGGTTTTTTGTTTTTATTTGTGGGAATCTTCTTTTTCGTGAATCAAAGTTTTGACTTGAATTTAGCTTCTTACCTATTCCCACTAATTTTCATTTTTATCGGTATCATCATTATTTTTACCCGAGGTAATCGTGGAAAAACGCCTCATACGGATGGGAATTTAAACACGTTTGCGCTTTTTTCAGGTGCAGAGATTAGGAGTCAATCGAAGAACTTCCGTGGTGGAAGTGTCACGGCGATATTCGGTGGCGCGGAAATTGATCTCCGTGATGCGGTGATTGCAGATGGAGCCACGCTTGACTTGACCACTGTCATGGGAGGAGCGAGTATCATGGTACCAGAAAATGTTCATGTGGAAGTTTCCGGTACCCCAATTCTTGGTGGATGGGAGGATAGCACAAGGAAAGCTAGGGAAGATGATGAAGTCGTCGTGTTGAAGCTAAATTGCCTTACGATTCTTGGTGGAGCGGAGATTAGGAATTAA
- a CDS encoding AbgT family transporter produces the protein MTTQTDTAKNTKLTKFLNGIEKAGNKLPDPFMLFIILAVIVIIASWIISSFGVTFTQPGENEEVAIQSLVSAEGLQYMLTSMMDNFVGFTPLGIVLTMMLGIGLANKVGLLETLIKNTILQAPKQLVTYAVIFTGILGNLAADAAFIIVPPLAAMVFYNVGRHPLAGLAAGFAGVGSGFTANIIVTNTDAVLSGISAEVMGALNTNVTVTPVDNWFFMIASTLLLTVTGALITEKIVEPRLGKYEGNANKEFEPTKPIEKRALRNAAIAAIGYIGLLLLVLFLPNSPLRSEDGGMIPSPFLDGIVPIIMLFFVTTAVAYGTTTKKIENSRSIAKMMGDAIKDMSGFIVLVFAAAQFIAYFEWTNIGSWLAVSGATFLESADMTGIGIVIAFILLTALLNLLIFSGSALWALEAPVFLQMFYFLGYHPAFIQVAYRIADSSTSVVTPMNPYFIIVLAFMQEYDKKAGLGTLMALMLPYALIFLTVWILLLLAFVFLGLPFGPGIGVYL, from the coding sequence ATGACCACACAAACCGATACAGCAAAAAATACAAAGCTCACCAAGTTCTTAAACGGAATTGAAAAGGCCGGGAATAAACTTCCGGATCCGTTTATGCTTTTCATCATTTTGGCTGTCATCGTTATCATTGCATCCTGGATTATATCTTCATTTGGTGTTACCTTTACCCAGCCTGGAGAGAATGAAGAGGTTGCTATACAAAGCCTTGTTTCAGCAGAAGGCTTACAATATATGCTCACGTCCATGATGGACAACTTTGTTGGGTTCACCCCACTTGGAATCGTGCTCACCATGATGCTCGGGATAGGGCTGGCCAATAAAGTTGGTTTGCTGGAGACGCTTATCAAAAATACGATTTTACAGGCACCGAAGCAACTTGTAACCTATGCCGTCATTTTCACAGGTATTTTGGGGAATTTGGCTGCTGATGCGGCTTTTATTATCGTTCCGCCACTTGCAGCAATGGTGTTTTACAATGTTGGGCGTCACCCGTTAGCGGGGCTTGCTGCAGGTTTTGCTGGAGTTGGTTCGGGCTTTACCGCTAATATCATTGTGACCAATACAGATGCGGTACTATCCGGTATCTCAGCAGAGGTAATGGGAGCATTAAACACGAATGTGACTGTTACACCGGTTGATAACTGGTTTTTCATGATTGCCTCCACGCTTTTATTAACTGTAACAGGCGCATTGATTACGGAAAAAATAGTGGAACCACGACTCGGAAAATACGAGGGAAATGCAAATAAGGAATTTGAACCTACAAAACCAATTGAAAAAAGGGCATTACGAAATGCCGCAATTGCAGCTATTGGTTATATTGGCCTCTTGTTGCTTGTTCTCTTCTTACCAAATTCACCACTAAGAAGTGAAGATGGCGGAATGATCCCTTCACCATTTCTAGACGGGATTGTGCCAATTATTATGCTATTTTTTGTTACTACCGCTGTGGCCTACGGGACCACCACGAAGAAAATTGAAAACTCCCGCTCCATTGCTAAAATGATGGGCGATGCGATCAAGGATATGTCCGGATTTATCGTGCTGGTTTTTGCAGCGGCACAGTTTATTGCCTATTTCGAATGGACAAATATCGGCTCGTGGCTTGCCGTGAGCGGAGCGACATTTCTGGAATCTGCCGACATGACAGGAATTGGTATTGTTATTGCCTTTATCTTATTGACTGCTCTTTTAAATTTACTTATTTTTAGCGGATCAGCTCTATGGGCACTAGAAGCACCTGTTTTCCTACAGATGTTTTATTTCCTAGGTTACCACCCAGCCTTCATTCAGGTAGCTTACCGGATTGCTGATTCATCAACCAGTGTCGTTACGCCGATGAATCCTTACTTTATTATTGTCCTCGCGTTTATGCAGGAATACGACAAAAAAGCCGGTTTAGGAACACTAATGGCTTTAATGCTGCCATATGCCTTAATATTCCTTACCGTGTGGATTTTGTTGTTGTTGGCATTTGTATTTTTGGGACTCCCGTTTGGGCCGGGGATTGGTGTTTATTTGTAA
- the sfsA gene encoding DNA/RNA nuclease SfsA → MKYGEVIHARLHKRINRFIAEVLIDGKLEQVHIKNTGRLKELLRPDAEVILERSGNPNRKTRFSLIAAAKNGSWVNIDSQAPNTVAFDALKEGKITEFGSVKLVKREVTFGASRFALYFEQKDAKGFIEVKGVTLEKGGIALFPDAPTTRGTKHVLELANAALEGYTCVILFVVQMKAARTFVPHREMDAAFADALLEASRQGVQILAYDSIVKEDELVLDKALPVYLA, encoded by the coding sequence ATGAAATATGGAGAAGTTATACACGCTCGACTGCACAAGCGTATAAACAGATTCATAGCCGAAGTCCTCATAGACGGCAAATTAGAACAGGTACATATAAAAAATACCGGCCGCTTAAAAGAACTTCTCAGGCCGGATGCTGAGGTTATTTTGGAAAGGAGTGGGAATCCCAATAGGAAGACAAGGTTTTCGCTAATTGCTGCAGCTAAAAATGGTAGCTGGGTAAATATTGATTCCCAGGCTCCGAATACGGTCGCCTTTGATGCACTTAAGGAAGGCAAAATAACGGAGTTTGGTTCGGTGAAATTGGTAAAAAGGGAAGTTACTTTCGGTGCTTCTCGATTTGCTCTTTATTTTGAGCAGAAGGATGCAAAAGGGTTTATTGAGGTGAAAGGCGTAACACTTGAGAAGGGTGGGATCGCCTTATTTCCGGATGCGCCGACTACCAGAGGGACGAAACATGTATTGGAGTTGGCAAATGCCGCTTTAGAAGGATATACGTGTGTGATTTTGTTTGTCGTACAAATGAAAGCTGCCCGTACTTTTGTCCCTCATAGAGAAATGGATGCGGCTTTTGCCGATGCTTTATTAGAGGCATCACGACAGGGTGTGCAGATTTTGGCCTATGATTCGATTGTTAAAGAGGATGAATTGGTGCTGGATAAAGCTCTTCCGGTGTATTTAGCATAA
- a CDS encoding malate:quinone oxidoreductase — MPLYKTKPKQSTYTQTKPQKTRKDKMSNKHTQADVILIGAGIMSATLGSLLKELAPEWDIRVFEKLGQPGEESSNEWNNAGTGHSALCELNYTSEKPDGSIDITKAVKINEQFQLSRQFWSYLVNRNVIRNPQDFIRALPHMSLVHGKDNVTFLKNRFKALSSNPLFEGMEFSDEKEKLKEWMPLIMNGRASDEPMAATKIDAGTDVNFGALTRILFDHLQSTDIDVNYNHSVEDIKRNSEGLWEVKVHDKQDEKLEYHTAKFVFIGGGGGSLHLLQKTGIPEAEHIGGFPVSGQFMVCDNPQIIEQHHAKVYGKAKVGAPPMSVPHLDTRFINGKKTMLFGPFAGFSPKFLKTGSLLDLVTSVKSDNLLTMLSAGVKELPLTKYLMQQVVLSNEKRMEELREFIPNAKSEDWDIVVAGQRVQVIKDTKDGGKGTLQFGTEIVSAEDGSIAALLGASPGASTAVQIMLEIMERCFPEQLKDWEPKIKEMIPSYGVSLSENRELYKEIEASIEKALGLSEKELEYS, encoded by the coding sequence ATACCTTTATATAAAACCAAACCCAAACAATCTACATACACACAAACCAAACCACAAAAGACAAGGAAGGATAAAATGAGTAACAAACACACACAAGCAGACGTTATCTTAATTGGCGCTGGGATTATGAGTGCCACGTTAGGGTCATTACTAAAAGAGTTAGCACCAGAATGGGACATCAGGGTGTTTGAGAAACTCGGGCAACCAGGAGAGGAAAGCTCGAACGAATGGAATAATGCGGGCACGGGGCATTCTGCATTGTGCGAGCTGAATTATACATCCGAGAAACCGGATGGATCTATTGATATTACGAAAGCTGTAAAAATTAATGAACAGTTTCAGCTTTCCAGGCAGTTTTGGTCATATCTTGTGAACCGCAATGTGATCCGCAATCCACAAGACTTTATTAGAGCCTTACCACATATGAGCTTAGTACATGGGAAAGACAATGTAACGTTTTTAAAAAATCGCTTTAAAGCGCTATCAAGTAATCCGCTATTTGAGGGGATGGAATTTTCCGATGAAAAGGAAAAACTGAAGGAATGGATGCCGCTCATCATGAATGGTCGCGCGTCAGATGAACCGATGGCTGCAACGAAAATAGATGCTGGTACAGATGTGAATTTTGGAGCGTTAACGCGTATCTTGTTTGATCATCTGCAGAGCACGGACATTGATGTGAACTACAACCACAGTGTGGAAGATATTAAGCGTAATAGTGAAGGATTATGGGAAGTAAAGGTGCATGATAAGCAAGACGAGAAACTTGAATACCATACAGCAAAATTTGTCTTTATCGGTGGTGGAGGCGGAAGTCTGCATTTACTTCAAAAAACAGGTATTCCGGAAGCAGAGCATATCGGGGGATTCCCAGTAAGCGGACAATTTATGGTATGTGATAATCCACAAATTATCGAGCAGCATCATGCAAAAGTTTACGGAAAGGCGAAAGTTGGTGCACCACCAATGTCTGTCCCACATTTGGACACACGTTTTATCAATGGTAAAAAAACGATGCTATTTGGACCGTTTGCAGGCTTCTCACCGAAGTTTTTGAAAACCGGCTCATTGCTTGATTTAGTTACTTCCGTAAAATCGGATAATCTTTTAACAATGTTATCAGCAGGTGTTAAAGAGTTGCCGCTCACAAAATACCTCATGCAGCAAGTTGTTTTATCGAATGAGAAACGGATGGAAGAATTACGAGAATTTATTCCGAATGCGAAAAGTGAAGACTGGGATATTGTCGTAGCTGGCCAACGTGTGCAGGTAATCAAAGATACCAAGGACGGTGGCAAAGGAACACTTCAGTTTGGTACGGAAATTGTGAGTGCTGAAGATGGATCCATTGCCGCACTATTGGGCGCGTCGCCAGGTGCTTCTACTGCCGTTCAGATCATGCTTGAGATCATGGAAAGATGCTTCCCTGAGCAATTGAAAGACTGGGAGCCGAAAATTAAGGAAATGATACCTTCTTATGGTGTTTCGCTATCAGAGAATCGAGAGCTTTATAAAGAGATTGAAGCTTCGATTGAAAAGGCGCTTGGTTTAAGTGAGAAAGAACTGGAGTATAGTTGA